From the genome of Leptospira koniambonensis:
TATCTCTTTCTACAGGAACTAAAATATGAAAATTTATTTTTTTGCCAGATATGAGTTCGTCCCAATGATCGATCACAAAATAATCAAAACCGCCGTCTAAAGCGGATAAATTCCCAGCATCTAGGATTTTTTCTTGGATCGGATCTTCAGATTTTCTGCGGGCAAATAATTTTACCAAACTTCCGCTCTGCAATGCGCCTCCTTCCAAATATCCATCTCTATAATCCTCTAATAGAAATTCTGGAAGAGTTCTATTCTTTAAAAAACCGATCTTTTTCTTTGCAAAGGTTTTCCCTTCCATATCCTTATATATGATAATAGAACTAACGTGTTTTCCATTTTCCCAAGTTTCCTCATGAAAATCCTTATAAAGCAAATTGCCGGTTTCCAAATCAGTTGCAATTCCGCTAAATCTAATTTTCCCCAGGTCGTTAGAACCGAGAGGAAATACTAAAAACAAAAAGATCAGGATGAAAATCGAGTTATACATATGGGTAAAACCTATTTAGCCGGAGTAAATTATTCTATAAAAACGAATTTTTAAAATTTTTGCAAAAACGTAAGTCTCAGTTTGTTAATTATAATTGGAAATATATTTTATCCATTCTAAATCTAAATAGACCGGAACAATTCTATTTCCAGGCGGAATAAACAAATGAATCGAAAACTCTTTCTTCTGTTCCTAATTGTAACATTCATCGGATCCTCGAACTTTTGTTCTAAAATTTTAAGCTCTAAATCCAAACCAGGTTTAGTAGTCATATTCCTAACTGGAAAAGTAGAAGTTCAAAGAGACGGACAACTTATCCCTCTCTCATTAGGAACAGTTCTTCAAAAGAACGATACCATCAAAACAAACAGTGGAAGTTTGGACTTACAAACCGGCCTGGGTCATGTAATCCGTTTAAAATCTTATACAAATCTAAACATTGATTCTCTTCCTGGAGATCAGTCAGAAGAAACTTCTCTCGCAATTCGAACTGGACTTCTTCTTGTAAAAACAAATAAGTTAAGCCGGCAGGAGCAGTTCAAAATTACCACACCTACCGCAATCGCTGGCGTCAGAGGAACAGCATTCTCCTTTGAAGTAGTCCAAGGCACACTCCCTAAGATCAAAGTGTATGAGGGAATGGTTGCCATGACCCTAAAGGCTCCGGTCAGTCAGGTAATTGCTGCAGATAAAATTGCCGAAAATCCAAACTACCAAAAGCTCCAGAAACTATTGGAAGAAAACGAGATCATTATCTCCGAGGAAGAAGAGGCAGAAGTTAAACC
Proteins encoded in this window:
- a CDS encoding FecR family protein; protein product: MNRKLFLLFLIVTFIGSSNFCSKILSSKSKPGLVVIFLTGKVEVQRDGQLIPLSLGTVLQKNDTIKTNSGSLDLQTGLGHVIRLKSYTNLNIDSLPGDQSEETSLAIRTGLLLVKTNKLSRQEQFKITTPTAIAGVRGTAFSFEVVQGTLPKIKVYEGMVAMTLKAPVSQVIAADKIAENPNYQKLQKLLEENEIIISEEEEAEVKPEFDQLAQTILNRLDDQAVTQSIESFRNDLVRTVQKGKFERDPRESADLETLVKVDEDLISGSLENKSLAKEIDADQGKKLNIALDKVESIAGSQKLDSEEEIKKYYSVLESIHKTDKTILYGAVVTQVGNTMLVHSTKGIFRLDISDVEYIQYKNFDVVTKKKK